Proteins encoded in a region of the Panicum hallii strain FIL2 chromosome 3, PHallii_v3.1, whole genome shotgun sequence genome:
- the LOC112885916 gene encoding glucose and ribitol dehydrogenase homolog produces MASQQLFPPQQQGSQPGKEHAMDPRPEAIIQNYKSAEKLKGKVALVTGGDSGIGRAVCLCFALEGATVAFTYIKGQEDRDAEETLQALRDIRSRTGAREPMAVPADLGYEENCRRVVEEVAGAYGGRIDVLVNNAAEQYERPSITDVTEADLDRVFRTNIFSYFLVTKHAVRHMAEGASIINTSSVNAYKGNKTLLDYTATKGAIVAFTRALALQLAEKGIRVNGVAPGPVWTPLIPASFGKEKVQQFGSEVPMKRAGQPAEVAPSYVFLASEQDSSYMSGQFLHDNGGVIVNG; encoded by the exons ATGGCGTCGCAGCAGCTGTTcccgccgcagcagcagggGTCCCAGCCCGGGAAGGAGCACGCCATGGACCCCCGCCCGGAGGCCATCATCCAGAACTACAAGTCGGCGGAGAAGCTCAAGGGCAAGGTGGCGCTGGTGACCGGCGGCGACTCCGGCATCGGGCGCGCGGTGTGCCTGTGCTTCGCGCTGGAGGGCGCGACGGTGGCCTTCACCTACATCAAGGGCCAGGAGGATCGGGACGCCGAGGAGACCCTGCAGGCGCTGCGCGACATCCGGTCCCGCACGGGCGCCCGCGAACCCATGGCGGTGCCCGCCGACCTGGGCTACGAGGAGAACTGCCGGCGCGTGGTCGAGGAGGTCGCCGGCGCCTACGGCGGCCGCATCGACGTGCTGGTGAACAACGCCGCGGAGCAGTACGAGCGGCCGTCCATCACGGATGTCACGGAGGCGGACCTGGACCGCGTCTTCCGCACCAACATCTTCTCCTACTTCCTGGTGACCAAGCACGCGGTGCGGCACATGGCGGAGGGCGCCAGCATCATCAACACGTCGTCGGTGAACGCGTACAAGGGGAACAAGACGCTGCTGGACTACACGGCCACCAAGGGGGCCATCGTGGCCTTCACCCGCGCGCTGGCGCTGCAGCTGGCGGAGAAGGGCATCCGCGTCAACGGCGTCGCGCCGGGGCCCGTGTGGACGCCGCTCATCCCGGCGTCGTTCGGGAAGGAGAAGGTGCAGCAGTTCGGGTCCGAGGTGCCCATGAAGCGCGCCGGCCAGCCCGCCGAGGTGGCGCCCAGCTACGTCTTCCTCGCCAGCGAGCAGGACTCGTCCTACATGTCCGGACAGTTCCTCCACGACAACG GAGGCGTCATCGTCAACGGCTAG